TGGTCTTCGCGTCCGTCTCGGTCGCCACCAGCGCCAGCGTCTTGATCTTGTTCTTCGGCGAGACCCCCAGGAACTGCGCCACCTCCTCGATCGTCTTCTTGCCCGGCGTATGCACCTTCTCCGGCTTGCCGTCGCCCGTCGGCTCGTAGTCCTTCACGGCCTCCAGGCGCGAGGCCGCCTTCTCCAGGTTCGCGGCGTAGTCGCCCTTCGGGCACGACACCACCACGTCCTCGCCCGCGTCCGTGTACACCATGAACTCGTGCGACATCGACCCGCCCATCGCCCCCGAGTGCGCCTCCACCACCACGTACTTCAGCCCGCAGCGGTCGAAGATCCGGCAGTAGGTGTCGTAGTGCTTCTGGTAGCTCACGTCCAGGCCGGCCGCGTCTAGGTCGAACGAGTACGAGTCCTTCATCGTGAACTGCCGCACGCGCAGCAGCCCCGACTTCGGACGCGGCTCGTCGCGGAACTTCGCCTGGATCTGGTACCAGATCTGCGGCAGCTGCTTGTAGCTGCGCAGCTCCTTGCGTGCGATGTCCGTCATCACCTCTTCGTGCGTCATGCCCAGGCACAGGTCCGCCCCCTTGCGGTCCTTCAGCCGGAACATGTTGTCGCCCATCACCGCCCACCGGCCGCTCGCCTCCCAGATCTCGCGCGGGTTCAGCGCCGGCAGGTAGAACTCCTGCCCGATCCGGTCCATCTCCTCGCGCACGATGCCCATGATCTTGTTGGCCGCGCGATTGCCGAGGAACAGGAAGGAATACAGCCCGGCGCCGAGCTGCCTTACATAGCCCGCCCGGACCAGGAACTTGTGCGACGCGACCTCGGCATCGGCCGGCGCCTCACGCAGCGTGGGGATGAATAGTTTCGACCAATAGTGCATAGCGAATCCGTCATTCTACAGGAGGGTATTGCACGACGGCAGGCGGCTCGGTAGACACGGCCTTCTGGCCGTCTCCGGGCGTCGGGGAAACGGCTACGCCGCCGCCTTGGCGAGCTGTCGCAGCAGCTCCGTACCCAGCTTCTGCGCTTCGCCGAAGTTGAGGCGGTTTGCGGGCGTGAGCGGAGCGGGAGCCCGCAGCCGAAATCCTGAGCGGAGCGAAGGATCTCTATTGCCCGAGTTGCTTCAGGATCTCTTTGCCTAGCCGCTGGGCCTCCGCAAAATTCTTCTGGTAATCCAGGAACTGCCGGTTCAGCTCCAGCGAGCGGTCCGGCGTGAGCCGCGCCCGCAGGATCATGTCGCGCATGTGCACAGGGTTCGGCAGCGCAGCCTCTTCATTCAATTCTTCGAGCGCCGTTTTGGGATCGTAGTGATACATGGCTTGCCTATTTCTTCTCGCCCGTGCCCGGCGTGATGCCGAGCAGCGACGAATGTGAGTTCGCGACCTTCCAGGTTCCGTGTTCCTTTCGAAGTACGTACGTCACCCGATAGCGCGAGGTGAACGGATCCTCGCCGCGCTTGCCGTGCAACGTCAGCCGCAGATTGACCACGGCCGTGTCACCGTGCAGTTGCACCTTCTCTTCGTCGGCATCCGAGCTGGAAAACGTGAACTGCGTCGGCTGGCGATAAGACTCGAGCACCGTCGCTCGGTCCATCACGCTGCCGTCCGGATTGGTGTGGAAGTAGTCCTCGGTGTACAGCCTATCCAGCGCCGCGGCATCGCGCCTCAGGCCGGCTTGGTTGAGGCGATCGAGGGCGGCGAGGACGTCCGTGCGGTCGTCGCACACTGCGGAAAGACTGACCAGCAGGAGAAAGTTCACTAGGAGCGCAGAACGCCGCATCGGTCCCCCTTCAATCGGCAATCGGCAATCGGCAATCGGCGATCGGCAATCCGCAATCCGCGATCACATCATCTCCGTGCCCCACAGGTCATGCAGGTGCACGATTCCCCGCAACTTGCCCGCCGCGTCCACCACGCACAGCGACGTGATCTTCTTCTCTTCCATGATGTTCAGCGCCGACGCCGCGAACGCCTCCGGCGCGATCGTCTTCGGCGATTTCGTCATGCAGTCCCCGGCCGTCAGGTCGAGCACGTCCTTGCCCTTCGCCTGCAGCAGCCGCCGCAGGTCGCCATCCGAGATCACGCCCACGAGCTTGTCGCCCTCCGCCACCGCCGTCACGCCCAGCCGCTTGCTCGACATCACGTGGATCACGTCCGGCATCTTCGTCTTCGGCGTGACGCGCGGCAGGTCGTCGCCCGAGTGCATCAGCTGCTCCACCCGCGCCAGTCGCTTGCCCAGCTTTCCGCCCGGATGCAGCTCCGCGAAATCCTCTTCCTTGAAGCCCTTCTTCTCCGCCAGCGCGACCGCGAGCGCGTCGCCCAGCGCCAGCATCGTCGTCGTCGAAGCCGTCGGCGCCAGCCCCAGCGAGCACGCCTCGCGCGAGATCGAGCAATCCAGCGCCACGTCCGCCGCCGCCGCCAGCGTCGAACGCTTGCCCGCGCCGTTGTAAACGTCGTCTCCCGTCAGCGCGATCAGCGACGCCCCCAGCCGCTTCATCGTCGGCAGCAACGCCAGCAGCTCCGCCGTCTCCCCGCTCGACGACAGCGCCACCACTACGTCGCCCTTCACCAGCATCCCCAGGTCGCCGTGCACCGCTTCCGCCGGATGCAGGAACAGCGCCGGCGTCCCGGTCGAGCTCAGCGTCGCCGCGATCTTGCGCGCGATGATCCCGCTCTTGCCCATCCCGGTCACCACCACGCGCCCCGCGGTCGCCGCCAACAGGCCAACGGCGCGCTCGAAATCTTTCGCCATCGGCCCGCCGATGCGGTCTGCCAGCGCGCGCAAGGCTTCCGCCTCGATGCGCACCACGTTCTCGCCCGTCTTCTTCATGGAAGCGTCTAGGGTAACAAAACCCACCACAGAGACACAGAGAGACCGAGCAGAGATGTGCCCGTGGCCTGCGCGCGTAGTCCCGCGCAGCGGGACGTCGGGATCCAGCCCGGCACGTAAGTGCCGGGGAAAGGCCAATTATGGAATGGAGTCGGCTTTAGCCGACGACAGAGACTACCGCCGCGGCGGCGCCCACTTCTCCAGGAACTCCGCCACTTCTTTCTTCGTCATGCCGCGCGCGTGCTCGAAGAACCCACCGGGGTCGCTGTACACCACGCGGCCGTCCGCCTTCAGCACCGCCAGCGCCGGCACGCCCTTGCTCAGGTTCATCTTGTACTTCGCCGCCAGGTCGAGATTCTTGTCGTACTTCCCGACGTCCACGTTCACGACCTTGTAGTTCGCCTCCAGCAGCGCCCGCAGCCCGGGGTCCTTGTGGAAGTTGTATTCCAGGACGTGGCAGTCGTAGCACCAGTCGCCGCCGAAGATCAGCAGCACCCGCTTGCGCTGCTTCGCCGCCGCCTTGAGCGCGCGCGCAATGTCTTGCTTCGCGTTCCCGCCGTACAGCTTCGCCGACCGGTTCGGCGGCGCCTCCAGCATCCCCTCGATCTTCGACTGCGCGAGGCAGGGAAGTGCCAGCGCTAGCGCGAACACGACAGCTGCGAGGCGCTTCATGACGACACCGCTCCGTGCACCGCGATCAACTCCTGCAGCGTCCCCCTGAGCTTCTTCAGGTCGAGCGCGTTCGCGCCGTCCGACTTCGCTTCCTTGGGGTTGTCGTGCACTTCCATGAACACGCCGTCGACGCCCGCCGCCACCGCCGCGCGCGACAGCACCGGGATGAACTCCGGCTGCCCGCCGCTCACCGCGTCCTTCCCGTTCCCCTTCGACGCCGACGGCAGCTGCACCGAGTGCGTCGCGTCGAACACCACCGGCGCGAACTCCCGCATGATCGCCAGCCCGCGCATGTCTACCACCAGGTTGTTGTACCCGAAGCTCGACCCGCGCTCCGTCACGAACACTTTGTCGTTGCCCGCCTCGCGCACCTTGGCCACCGCGTGCCGCATGTCCCATGGCGAGACGAACTGGCCCTTCTTGATGTTCACCACGCGGCCGGTCTTCGCCGCCGCCACCAGCAGGTCGGTCTGCCGGCACAGCATCGCCGGGATCTGCAGCACGTCCACCACCTCCGCCGCGATCTCCGCCTGCCGCGGCTCGTGGACGTCGGTCAGCACCGGCACGCCCGCTTCCTTCTTCACCTCGGCCAGGATCCGCAGCCCTTCCTTCATCCCCGGACCGCGGAAGCTCTTCAGCGACGTCCGGTTCGCCTTGTCGTAGCTCGCTTTGAAGA
This genomic stretch from Terriglobales bacterium harbors:
- the proS gene encoding proline--tRNA ligase, translated to MHYWSKLFIPTLREAPADAEVASHKFLVRAGYVRQLGAGLYSFLFLGNRAANKIMGIVREEMDRIGQEFYLPALNPREIWEASGRWAVMGDNMFRLKDRKGADLCLGMTHEEVMTDIARKELRSYKQLPQIWYQIQAKFRDEPRPKSGLLRVRQFTMKDSYSFDLDAAGLDVSYQKHYDTYCRIFDRCGLKYVVVEAHSGAMGGSMSHEFMVYTDAGEDVVVSCPKGDYAANLEKAASRLEAVKDYEPTGDGKPEKVHTPGKKTIEEVAQFLGVSPKNKIKTLALVATETDAKT
- a CDS encoding nuclear transport factor 2 family protein, whose protein sequence is MRRSALLVNFLLLVSLSAVCDDRTDVLAALDRLNQAGLRRDAAALDRLYTEDYFHTNPDGSVMDRATVLESYRQPTQFTFSSSDADEEKVQLHGDTAVVNLRLTLHGKRGEDPFTSRYRVTYVLRKEHGTWKVANSHSSLLGITPGTGEKK
- a CDS encoding KpsF/GutQ family sugar-phosphate isomerase yields the protein MKKTGENVVRIEAEALRALADRIGGPMAKDFERAVGLLAATAGRVVVTGMGKSGIIARKIAATLSSTGTPALFLHPAEAVHGDLGMLVKGDVVVALSSSGETAELLALLPTMKRLGASLIALTGDDVYNGAGKRSTLAAAADVALDCSISREACSLGLAPTASTTTMLALGDALAVALAEKKGFKEEDFAELHPGGKLGKRLARVEQLMHSGDDLPRVTPKTKMPDVIHVMSSKRLGVTAVAEGDKLVGVISDGDLRRLLQAKGKDVLDLTAGDCMTKSPKTIAPEAFAASALNIMEEKKITSLCVVDAAGKLRGIVHLHDLWGTEMM
- a CDS encoding thioredoxin family protein, coding for MKRLAAVVFALALALPCLAQSKIEGMLEAPPNRSAKLYGGNAKQDIARALKAAAKQRKRVLLIFGGDWCYDCHVLEYNFHKDPGLRALLEANYKVVNVDVGKYDKNLDLAAKYKMNLSKGVPALAVLKADGRVVYSDPGGFFEHARGMTKKEVAEFLEKWAPPRR
- the kdsA gene encoding 3-deoxy-8-phosphooctulonate synthase, yielding MAHSFKLGKLTIGGGGLLLIAGPCVIESEKHALKMAECIAGVARALHLPYIFKASYDKANRTSLKSFRGPGMKEGLRILAEVKKEAGVPVLTDVHEPRQAEIAAEVVDVLQIPAMLCRQTDLLVAAAKTGRVVNIKKGQFVSPWDMRHAVAKVREAGNDKVFVTERGSSFGYNNLVVDMRGLAIMREFAPVVFDATHSVQLPSASKGNGKDAVSGGQPEFIPVLSRAAVAAGVDGVFMEVHDNPKEAKSDGANALDLKKLRGTLQELIAVHGAVSS